ATCGAGCCTGCTGCAACTGATATGCAAGCAAGATCGGCTGTATatctaagctagctagcaggcTGGCTACTGTACCAGTCAGCTGCTAGTCGTCGGTCTCGGACGCGGCTTCTGCTAGCTCCCGCTATGTACTTAACTTCCAGTCAGTGCTCCTGCAGTTTCTTCCGGCCAATGGCCCGCGCATACCTACTCCTCCATGGCTACTCTCTTCATCTCATATTAACTGgatttctattacatgtatatatctagacattttttaggcacagatatattcatatttggtcaaattgGAATCACTtagtatgggacggagggagtatttgttttcGGTTTTCTATGTCTAAGCTGGTGGCATCTCCATGTCTGGGTCAATCCATGGTTTTTGAGAGCTTTGCCATCTGGACCGACAGGACCTGCAGCAGGGGAGATATATGGAGATTAGCGTGGCTTTGGGATCGGGCGAGGCCAATAAATTGACTGGCTCTCGGTCACCGGTCAGGTACGTGATACGTCCAGCATCAGGTCGTCGGTTGCATTGATGCCGTATAGGATTTCTTTCCATGTTCCTACGCCTCGTACagagacgaagaagaaataaTGCTTTTCCATAGCTTCAAACAAACAGCTAATTGTCGGGCGTGCCGCGCGTACGTACACCCCATGCATCCAGCGGATATTCACTACTCCCCAAGATTACATTAGATCTCATCTCATTCTCTAGTTGCACGGATGCAGAACCCGGACGATCGACCTCGCTAGCATGACGTTACAGATGGGCGGTATGTCTCACAAGTTCGCTGCGAAATCACGATATACTCActtccataataagtgttgaCTAATCCGTGCAACTTTGTACTATGTTATTCCCTCTGATCcgaaatttttgactcaaatttgtccaaatatgaatgtatctattcataaaaaacgtctagatacatgtaatatttcgacaacaatttaggatagGAGTGAGcggtacaaagttgtactctcttcgtccaacaaaaaatgtctcaagtttgtcaaaatttgaatgaatttagatgtgacttagtgtatagatgcattcaaatttaatcaaagttaagacatcttttgttggaccgaGAGAGTATTAAGTTTgagacacttgttatgaatTGTAGCAAGCATTAGTTGTTCCGCCCGCCGGCGGTTGTGCTCGCTCTCTCCTTGCCGACCGCCCTGGTCCTCCCCCACAATCTTCCGGCATTCGGCAGCGGCACCATCTGCGTGCCTCGCCGCGGCGGACACGGCGCGTCGAGAGGGTGGACACCGGAATGCAGGCCATGGGCGTGTGCCGGTCACGTGGCACCTGGCGTTGCCGCGTTCCAGCCATTCCTCCACGCTCTCTCCTAGCTAGTATGTCGATCAACTAGGCCTGCTGAGCGAACCTGACTTGTCATATATAGTCCAGTTCTACGGATATGGAAGGATTGCATTTTCCGTAAATGTTTGAGTACAAAGATTGCCATCTGCCGCCCTGCGCACGCGGGACGAACCGCGGCTTGACCCCTCTCCAGAGTCCAGCCTGCACGCGCtctgacgccggcgaccatGGTCACACGTTTTCTCCTTGCACCTTAATTAAACCGGCCAGTCACCTGCAGCATGCACTGCGCCGGCCATGAACGCGCTCTGGTCACGGCCGTACGACATATATGGACTTTGCACGGCCCCGTCCCCACTCCTGCATCGAGCTCCGGATTCTAGCTAGCCTTGGATTATTTGACTATTTGAGCTAGCCTTGTTGTGCATTAGCTAATTTCTTAGGCTAATTGCTAGTAAAAAATTCTTGACCTGGTTGCCCATGCATGTATCCCTCTTGAGCCTTTAGCAGCTCCGCGCCTAATCAGAAGCGAAATTACAACCGATAAGCATAAAAACTTTCTGGGTGTGTTTGTCAGCTTAATTACCTTATTTGCAGCTTGTCCCAACCATAAAATTTACTCTGCAAATATGTCAATATTTAAAAGGAAATTTTAATCCGCAAAATCgagtaataaataaatatttcgtTCGGTCCAAAGAGAAGGGTGGGCCGTCTTTATTTAACGCAATTTACCGGCCCAGTTATTCATGCGGTTTCTGTTTGACACTAGAGTCTGATGTATTATTAGTCCCACATCGCTCATGTACAAAAGCGCTCTCCAACATAAATACCCGCCCTCCCGGTTGTTCACCAGCCGGGTGCGGTCGCTTGCACCTGTAACTCCAGCGATCCAGAGGGCTAAAGAGTTCGTGAATGGGGTTGCGGGCTCGAGCACCAGTTAAGTCGATTGGTTGTCTCCTGTTGCACATCCACAGATCTGTATGAAGAAATTTGTGCGGGTCTCTGACCCATATGTGTGTGCAACATGGTGCGGCCATTCCATTTGGCCACATAGGATATGCCggacaagttgccggggggcATCCATAGCCCGAAGCCGTAGTCCTGATGGCTTAGAAGGATGAGTTGACTGATGGCCTTCTCTTCCGAATGCACAGGTTCGCTCGTTTGACCCCTTCGCTAACTCttttttctaaaagaaaatatctttgtttttcttcttttcctaaGACTTAGGTTTAGTTTGGCATTACTAAACTGTGTTGggctagattttttttataatctGATGTACAAACATAGACACAAAGCAGGGGGAAAGTTAGTTagccaaacacaaaaataggcacaaaaaaaaaactggttgGAAAAGCTGGACTATCATAATCCACATCAATGCCAGACTCACCCTTAAACTCCTTTATATCTCTGCTTTGTGCTAGCTTTTCCTTATATTGACCTAACTTTCATtcaaacaaaacaagcaaCAGTCTCCGATCATATTACAATTATTTGAGCCTTATTATTTTAGCAAATTACAATCCTATTTGCCGTATGATTGAATTTGCCTAAAACCCCATGCTAATCCGTATACTTATAGAGTTTTACTAAAAACATTAAACTTATTTTCACATAACAACGCATTTACAAAACAGAACTAATCATCAATCGACATTGATCCCAATCGTAGTTTGGACAAAATTTGTGATAAGTATGGCCCAAAAAGGAAGTGAGTGTAGCATACCTAGCTTCCTCCCAACAGTGACAACATGTCGTGTAGCTTAATTGCTCCTAGGTTCGACAACATTTCTAACAGGCAGGGCCCACAAAGTTAGCGTTGGTGTGCCCTTTTTCTCCCATTGTGCCGCCATGACATTTATGTCATGTGACTTAATTGTATGGGAAGCATGTTAAAAGACAATATTAGTTTGCTCGCTTGTGCTCCTTGACATGAATTCTAAGATTTCATCAGGATGGTCGAACGGTAGCGTGACAACAGTCGTTGTGTGTTCCACTGGAGAAAGAATAGAGCAAACGTTGGGGTTGACATGGGTGCCATGATGAGCCGGGGAAAATGGATGGCAAATGGGTTGTTTCTTGGAAAGTGGTGGCGTAATTTGGCGGTCTTATCGATTTTGTGTAGTCAATCTGGTAACTATTATTTTGTTATCCACTCCTTGTTTTAGTAGGTCATGCTTTCTTCCTGCTCAAGGAATTACTACTTGCTTGGCAAGGCTTTAGATTTCTCGGAGAGATCGGATGACGATGGGTGTGCTTTGATAAttagcagctgctgctgccgcgacTTGTAAGCTAAGCTAGCAAATTAAGGAGTAATATAAATAGATGGATTGGGGTTGCATCGTGGTGTCACTGCTTGCGGTTGACTGCCCCATGCCATGCTGTCCCAATATCCGCTGCATTGCATTCCATTTTTGACATTGGTCTCTGGCCTATAGAGTTGACATAGTGCTCAGGCCCTAAGTTAACAacctgtcaaaaaaataagttAACGTTTTCAAGTATGATTTTTTATCCAATGAAAGTCGAGTAATTGGACGTTTCTAAAACTATTGGCACCTAGTTCACACTAGAAATAGCGacttccttttcaaaaaagaaaaagaaaaaggaaaggcgGCTTCCTAAAATAATTTCTGATGAAGAAAATAGCAAAAAGTGGTGCTGTTGTTCGGCAGTTTGACCGATCAATGTGGTCAACCCAGTGACTTTTATCCTATTGACTTGTTTGCTGTTTCAAAGAAGCGAGCATCCTTTCTGCACAAGGAATTGCGACTTCATAgtactatgtttttttttgtgggtgACTTCATCCTTTGTTGTCAGGGTTGAGGAATTATGGGCATTGTAATGCCTTGTTAATTGTTTTGTGTCGAAGTCAGTCGGGGATTGATGTCATCGTTGTTTTCCTAATTTTCTCTTCTAGACTTATCAATGGTGGATCTAGTTCCGTCAGCAGTAAATTGTACGGTAAAAAACCTCAAGAATTAACCCGGTCCGAACGAATTCTGATGTGAAACACAATTCTTTGAGAAACCCATTTTCTCGAACAGGTAAAACACAGATTGTACCAGTGAGAATTTGAAAGAAGCTGCATGAAGAAATACAGTACTCCGCAGTATAATCTCTACTCGATCCCCGTTTATTAACTCTCGATCGAATTCACTcctccgccttcttcttcccgagCCCGAAATCCCGGGGCATGAACCCGGCCACCTtgatcgccgccggccccccCTTGAGCTCCTCCCACCAGGCCTTCACATGCGGCCTCTCCTCCACCATGGCCGCGTACTCGGTGTCCATGAAGTAGCGCATGATGGGGAAGTGGCTGAGGTCGGCGAGgctgacgccggcgccgcccgcgagGTACCTCGTCCCCGACAGCCGCGCCTCGTACACGTCCAGCACCTTCCCCAGCTTGGCGGCGTTCTCGTCGACGGCGGCCTGgtcgcggccggcgccgatgaGGTCGGCCAGGATGCACTGGAACACGATGGCGCCCGCGGCGCCGCTgtgctgctgcgcctccac
The Brachypodium distachyon strain Bd21 chromosome 2, Brachypodium_distachyon_v3.0, whole genome shotgun sequence genome window above contains:
- the LOC100827274 gene encoding glutathione S-transferase 4, which translates into the protein MAPALKLYGWAMSPFVARAMLCLEESGVEYELVPMSREAGDHRVPDFLSKNPFGQVPVLEDGDLTLFESRAIARHVARKYKPELLSGDGSPAAAAAVDVWMEVEAQQHSGAAGAIVFQCILADLIGAGRDQAAVDENAAKLGKVLDVYEARLSGTRYLAGGAGVSLADLSHFPIMRYFMDTEYAAMVEERPHVKAWWEELKGGPAAIKVAGFMPRDFGLGKKKAEE